A genomic stretch from Georgenia muralis includes:
- the aroC gene encoding chorismate synthase, with product MLRWMTAGESHGQALVGVLEGLPAGVGITTGQVRDALARRRLGHGRGSRMSFEQDEVRVLSGVRHGLTMGGPVAIEIGNTEWPKWETVMAADPVPREALLVDAGTGDEREIARNRRLTRPRPGHADLVGMQKYHLDDARPILERASARETAARVALGTLAAALLEQVAGVRLVSHVVAIGPVAVPDDAPVPGPDDVAALDADPVRCLDATSSAAMVAEIDACQKDGDTLGGVVEVLAYGLPPGLGSHVSSDRRLDSRLAGAVMGIQAVKGVEIGDGFRTATRRGSAAHDEIVRGADGRIRRATNRAGGTEGGMSNGEPLRVRAAMKPISTVPRALATVDVATGAEARAIHQRSDVCAVPPAAVVAEAMVALVLADALLEKVGGDSVSESARNLRGYLEAIPEHQR from the coding sequence ATGCTCAGATGGATGACCGCAGGCGAGTCGCACGGCCAGGCTCTCGTCGGGGTGCTCGAGGGCCTGCCTGCCGGGGTCGGGATCACCACCGGCCAGGTGCGCGACGCCCTCGCCCGGCGCCGGCTCGGGCACGGGCGCGGGTCTCGGATGTCGTTCGAGCAGGACGAGGTCCGAGTGCTCTCCGGCGTGCGGCACGGCCTGACAATGGGCGGCCCGGTCGCGATCGAGATCGGCAACACCGAGTGGCCCAAGTGGGAGACCGTCATGGCCGCCGACCCGGTGCCTCGCGAGGCGCTCCTCGTCGACGCCGGCACCGGCGACGAGCGGGAGATCGCCCGCAACCGGCGCCTCACGCGTCCGCGGCCCGGCCACGCCGATCTCGTCGGGATGCAGAAGTACCACCTCGACGACGCCCGGCCGATCCTCGAGCGGGCCAGCGCGCGCGAGACCGCCGCCCGGGTCGCCCTGGGCACGCTGGCCGCCGCGCTCCTGGAGCAGGTCGCGGGTGTCCGTCTCGTCTCGCACGTCGTGGCGATCGGCCCCGTCGCCGTCCCCGACGACGCTCCGGTGCCCGGGCCCGACGACGTCGCGGCGCTGGACGCCGACCCCGTGCGCTGCCTCGACGCGACGTCCTCGGCGGCCATGGTCGCCGAGATCGACGCCTGCCAGAAGGACGGCGACACCCTCGGCGGCGTCGTGGAGGTTCTCGCCTACGGCCTGCCCCCCGGCCTGGGCTCGCACGTCTCGTCCGACCGGCGCCTGGACTCCCGGCTCGCTGGAGCGGTCATGGGCATCCAGGCCGTCAAGGGCGTCGAGATCGGCGACGGGTTCCGCACCGCGACCCGCCGCGGCTCCGCCGCGCACGACGAGATCGTCCGAGGGGCCGACGGCCGGATCCGCCGCGCCACCAACCGGGCCGGCGGCACCGAGGGCGGGATGTCCAACGGCGAGCCGCTGCGCGTGCGCGCCGCGATGAAGCCCATCTCCACCGTGCCCCGCGCGCTGGCCACCGTCGACGTCGCCACCGGCGCCGAGGCGCGCGCCATCCACCAGCGGTCCGACGTCTGCGCGGTGCCGCCGGCCGCCGTCGTCGCCGAGGCGATGGTGGCCCTGGTCCTGGCCGACGCCCTGCTGGAGAAGGTCGGCGGGGACTCGGTGAGCGAGTCCGCCCGCAACCTGCGCGGCTACCTCGAGGCCATCCCCGAGCACCAGCGCTGA
- a CDS encoding prepilin peptidase, translating into MSLPAAVLAAGAWLAAVSAALIVTDVRSHRLPDRLVGAAAAGVLALLTVAALTTGQWTDLARAVLAAGTVTAGSLLLALPRATGLGLGDVKLAGVLGLWLGWFGWLVVATGLLAAVVLGGAWTTARLLAGRARRDDAVPLGPWLVLGAALATVAHLAGPAPA; encoded by the coding sequence GTGAGCCTCCCGGCGGCCGTGCTGGCGGCCGGCGCCTGGCTGGCCGCCGTGTCGGCGGCGCTCATCGTCACCGACGTGCGCAGCCACCGGCTCCCGGACCGCCTCGTCGGGGCGGCAGCGGCTGGAGTGCTCGCGCTCCTCACCGTCGCGGCGCTCACCACCGGCCAGTGGACGGACCTGGCCCGGGCGGTCCTGGCCGCCGGCACGGTCACCGCCGGCTCCCTGCTCCTCGCCCTCCCGCGGGCGACCGGGCTGGGATTGGGGGACGTCAAGCTGGCCGGCGTGCTGGGACTCTGGCTCGGGTGGTTCGGCTGGCTGGTGGTCGCCACGGGACTCCTCGCGGCGGTCGTGCTGGGCGGCGCCTGGACCACCGCGCGACTTCTGGCCGGCCGCGCCCGACGTGACGACGCCGTCCCCCTCGGGCCCTGGCTGGTGCTCGGGGCGGCGCTCGCCACGGTGGCACACCTCGCCGGGCCCGCGCCGGCCTGA
- a CDS encoding shikimate dehydrogenase translates to MGVGAGAPGQDLAAPGVTRRAAVLGHPVAHSLSPALHRAAYAQLGLDGWAYGLQDVTAEELPGVIARLDGSWAGLSLTMPLKHAVMGLLDAVDPLAEVTGAVNTVVVQPGPGGAAGPLVGFNTDVHGIVAAVREAAAPGWVPRRAVILGAGATSSSAQAAVAELGLTRSTLVARRVPPAAAAATVRMGVAVEHVTWTSPAVAAQTAAGADLVISTVPAGAADDTAAELVRLGVLGGAVLLDVVYEPSPTPLAAAWEAAGGVVVPGWSMLLHQAEAQVRLMTGRTPDVEVMRAALLAELARRRGGGEVGASPAPFPA, encoded by the coding sequence ATGGGGGTCGGCGCCGGTGCCCCTGGCCAGGACCTCGCCGCCCCGGGGGTGACCCGGCGCGCGGCCGTGCTCGGCCACCCCGTCGCCCACTCCCTCTCGCCGGCGCTCCACCGGGCCGCCTACGCCCAGCTCGGCCTCGACGGCTGGGCGTACGGCCTCCAGGACGTCACCGCCGAGGAGCTGCCCGGCGTCATCGCCCGGCTCGACGGCTCGTGGGCGGGCCTGTCGTTGACCATGCCGCTCAAGCACGCCGTCATGGGCCTGCTCGACGCGGTCGACCCGCTCGCCGAGGTCACCGGGGCGGTCAACACGGTCGTCGTCCAGCCCGGACCGGGCGGGGCGGCGGGCCCCCTCGTCGGGTTCAACACCGACGTGCACGGAATCGTCGCGGCGGTCCGCGAGGCAGCCGCGCCCGGCTGGGTTCCGCGGCGGGCCGTCATCCTCGGCGCGGGTGCCACCAGCTCCTCCGCGCAGGCCGCGGTGGCCGAGCTCGGCCTGACCCGCTCCACCCTCGTGGCCCGCCGCGTACCACCCGCCGCCGCCGCGGCCACGGTCCGGATGGGTGTGGCCGTCGAGCACGTGACGTGGACCTCCCCGGCCGTCGCGGCGCAGACCGCGGCCGGCGCCGACCTCGTCATCTCCACCGTCCCGGCGGGCGCCGCGGACGACACCGCCGCCGAGCTCGTCCGGCTCGGCGTCCTCGGCGGCGCGGTGCTCCTCGACGTCGTCTACGAACCGTCCCCCACCCCGCTGGCGGCCGCGTGGGAGGCGGCCGGCGGCGTCGTCGTGCCGGGCTGGTCGATGCTCCTGCACCAGGCGGAGGCCCAGGTCCGTCTCATGACCGGCCGCACCCCCGACGTCGAGGTGATGCGCGCGGCCCTCCTCGCCGAGCTGGCCCGGCGCCGGGGCGGGGGAGAGGTGGGGGCGTCGCCGGCGCCGTTCCCGGCGTGA